A window of Clavibacter michiganensis contains these coding sequences:
- the otsB gene encoding trehalose-phosphatase — MAELITDIQAKGGRGFPGRLFEALTELARTPRLLVALDFDGTLAPEVDDPEKARAVPEARAAVLALLALPETRVALVSGRALRSLEAVADLPDDVLLVGSHGVEIRLDTDDIELTLDEGELAQRGVLSDVLGQVADSLDEVWIEEKPAGFALHTRLATERHSRIAHLVATQEAQAEVEGLKVRSGKDVLEFSVRHATKGEAVEHLRRYAEATAVFYAGDDVTDEDAFAALQAGDLGLKSGTGATAADFRVDGPHDVARVLQVLADLRAEPVVHPD, encoded by the coding sequence GTGGCCGAGCTGATCACCGACATCCAGGCCAAGGGCGGCCGCGGCTTCCCCGGCCGCCTGTTCGAGGCCCTCACCGAGCTCGCGCGCACGCCGCGCCTGCTCGTCGCGCTCGACTTCGACGGCACGCTCGCGCCCGAGGTCGACGATCCCGAGAAGGCGCGCGCGGTCCCCGAGGCCCGCGCTGCGGTGCTCGCGCTGCTGGCACTGCCGGAGACGCGCGTCGCGCTCGTCTCGGGTCGCGCGCTGCGCAGCCTCGAGGCCGTGGCGGATCTCCCGGACGACGTGCTGCTCGTCGGGTCGCACGGGGTGGAGATCCGCCTCGACACCGACGACATCGAGCTCACGCTCGACGAGGGCGAGCTCGCGCAGCGCGGCGTGCTCTCCGACGTGCTCGGCCAGGTCGCCGACTCGCTCGACGAGGTGTGGATCGAGGAGAAGCCGGCGGGCTTCGCCCTCCACACGCGCCTCGCCACCGAGAGGCACAGCCGCATCGCACACCTCGTCGCCACGCAGGAGGCGCAGGCCGAGGTCGAGGGCCTCAAGGTGCGATCGGGCAAGGACGTGCTGGAGTTCAGCGTCCGCCACGCCACCAAGGGCGAGGCGGTCGAGCACCTGCGCCGCTACGCGGAGGCGACGGCCGTCTTCTACGCGGGCGACGACGTCACCGACGAGGACGCGTTCGCCGCGCTCCAGGCGGGCGACCTCGGGCTCAAAAGCGGCACGGGCGCGACGGCGGCGGACTTCCGCGTCGACGGCCCGCACGATGTCGCGCGCGTGCTGCAGGTGCTCGCGGACCTCCGCGCCGAGCCGGTCGTCCATCCCGACTGA
- the mnhG gene encoding monovalent cation/H(+) antiporter subunit G — MNDILASGPLADALDVVSLVLLILGGVLSVAAGVGLLRFPDPLARMHAATKPQILGVILVLLALALQSQSLSTAVMLVPVLLFQMLTAPISAHMVGRAGYRLRHFLREDLLVDELEEAIDRAHDELRAADEVDASTLPVGSAENIAAEEAGHVAGGAGPRDAESPVAAPTPADPGHDGDAGAGRLPPGFG; from the coding sequence GTGAACGACATCCTCGCGTCCGGTCCGCTGGCCGACGCCCTCGACGTCGTGAGCCTCGTGCTCCTCATCCTGGGCGGCGTGCTCTCCGTCGCGGCGGGCGTCGGCCTCCTCCGCTTCCCGGATCCCCTCGCCCGCATGCACGCGGCCACGAAGCCGCAGATCCTCGGCGTGATCCTCGTGCTCCTCGCGCTGGCCCTGCAGTCGCAGAGCCTCAGCACGGCCGTGATGCTCGTCCCCGTGCTCCTCTTCCAGATGCTCACGGCGCCGATCTCCGCGCACATGGTCGGCCGCGCGGGCTACCGCCTCCGCCACTTCCTGCGCGAGGACCTCCTCGTCGACGAGCTCGAGGAGGCGATCGACCGGGCGCACGACGAGCTGCGCGCCGCCGACGAGGTGGACGCGTCCACGCTCCCCGTGGGATCCGCCGAGAACATCGCCGCCGAGGAGGCCGGCCACGTCGCGGGCGGCGCCGGGCCGCGCGACGCGGAGTCGCCCGTGGCCGCGCCGACGCCCGCCGACCCGGGCCACGACGGCGACGCGGGCGCGGGCCGCCTGCCCCCGGGCTTCGGCTGA
- a CDS encoding Na+/H+ antiporter subunit D, which translates to MTIFQTLIPLVVLVPLLGAAAALVAARQRRLQVAVSVLALLAVVVISGVLLVLVDQQGGQSVEVGGWAAPFGIVLVVDRLSALMLLISSIVLLAVLMFSIGQGLEDGDGETPVSIYNPTYLILAAGVFNAFVAGDLFNLYVGFEILLVASYVLLTLGGTEARIRAGVTYIVVSLVSSMLFLASIAMIYGALGTVNIAQISVRLDEIPPDVQLILHIMLLVAFGIKAAVFPLSFWLPDSYPTAPAPVTAVFAGLLTKVGVYAILRTETVMFPTDQLSTALMVVAALTMVIGILGAVAQADIKRLLSFTLVSHIGYMIFGIALNTVAGMTATIYYVIHHIVVQTTLFLASGLIERTGGSTSINKLGGLLKAAPVMAILFFIPALNLGGIPPFSGFIGKVALFDSGAEVGGWLTYAVIAAGAATSLLTLYALARVWNMAFWRGAEEVEDYESPLLDQLSERPGGEATTTVRKTPVLMTGATAGMVVVSVALTVFAGPVYALAERAGESLTGPGSGNGSGELGYVETVFPGGIR; encoded by the coding sequence ATGACGATCTTCCAGACCCTCATCCCGCTGGTCGTGCTCGTGCCCCTGCTGGGCGCGGCCGCCGCCCTCGTCGCCGCGCGCCAGCGCCGCCTCCAGGTGGCGGTGTCCGTGCTCGCGCTCCTGGCCGTCGTCGTGATCAGCGGCGTGCTGCTCGTGCTGGTGGACCAGCAGGGCGGCCAGTCCGTGGAGGTCGGCGGGTGGGCCGCGCCGTTCGGCATCGTGCTCGTGGTCGACCGGCTCTCGGCGCTCATGCTGCTGATCTCGTCGATCGTGCTGCTCGCGGTCCTCATGTTCTCGATCGGCCAGGGCCTCGAGGACGGCGACGGCGAGACGCCGGTCTCCATCTACAACCCGACCTACCTGATCCTCGCGGCCGGCGTCTTCAACGCGTTCGTGGCGGGCGACCTCTTCAACCTCTACGTCGGCTTCGAGATCCTGCTCGTGGCGAGCTACGTGCTGCTCACGCTCGGCGGCACCGAGGCGCGGATCCGCGCGGGCGTCACGTACATCGTCGTCAGCCTCGTCTCGTCGATGCTGTTCCTCGCGTCCATCGCGATGATCTACGGCGCCCTCGGCACGGTCAACATCGCGCAGATCTCGGTGCGGCTCGACGAGATCCCGCCGGACGTGCAGCTGATCCTGCACATCATGCTGCTGGTCGCGTTCGGCATCAAGGCGGCCGTCTTCCCGCTGTCGTTCTGGCTGCCGGACTCCTACCCGACGGCGCCCGCTCCCGTGACCGCGGTCTTCGCGGGGCTCCTCACCAAGGTCGGCGTCTACGCGATCCTCCGCACCGAGACGGTCATGTTCCCCACCGACCAGCTCTCCACGGCGCTCATGGTCGTGGCCGCGCTGACGATGGTGATCGGCATCCTCGGCGCGGTGGCGCAGGCGGACATCAAGAGGCTGCTCTCGTTCACGCTCGTGAGCCACATCGGCTACATGATCTTCGGCATCGCGCTCAACACCGTGGCCGGCATGACGGCGACCATCTACTACGTGATCCACCACATCGTCGTGCAGACGACGCTCTTCCTCGCCTCCGGGCTCATCGAACGCACGGGCGGCAGCACCTCCATCAACAAGCTCGGCGGGCTGCTGAAGGCCGCGCCCGTCATGGCGATCCTGTTCTTCATCCCCGCGCTCAACCTCGGCGGCATCCCGCCGTTCTCGGGCTTCATCGGCAAGGTCGCGCTGTTCGACTCGGGCGCCGAGGTCGGCGGCTGGCTCACCTACGCGGTCATCGCGGCGGGCGCGGCCACGAGCCTGCTCACCCTCTACGCCCTCGCGCGTGTCTGGAACATGGCGTTCTGGCGCGGCGCCGAGGAGGTCGAGGACTACGAGTCGCCCCTGCTCGACCAGCTCTCCGAGCGGCCGGGCGGCGAGGCGACGACCACCGTGCGGAAGACGCCCGTGCTCATGACGGGCGCGACGGCCGGCATGGTCGTCGTCAGCGTCGCGCTCACCGTCTTCGCGGGTCCCGTGTACGCCCTCGCCGAGCGCGCGGGCGAGAGCCTCACCGGCCCCGGATCCGGCAACGGCTCGGGTGAGCTCGGCTACGTCGAGACCGTGTTCCCGGGAGGCATCCGATGA
- a CDS encoding monovalent cation/H+ antiporter complex subunit F, whose protein sequence is MSIVMQVGWVVVGALFFSTAAMALVRIVRGPSILDRIIASDVLLTTLICVLGAEMIFNGHTRTVPVMLVLAMTAFLATVAVARYVSKQDPS, encoded by the coding sequence ATGAGCATCGTGATGCAGGTCGGCTGGGTCGTCGTCGGCGCCCTCTTCTTCTCGACCGCCGCCATGGCGCTCGTGCGCATCGTGCGCGGCCCGAGCATCCTCGACCGGATCATCGCGTCCGACGTGCTGCTCACCACGCTCATCTGCGTGCTCGGCGCCGAGATGATCTTCAACGGCCACACCCGCACCGTGCCCGTGATGCTCGTGCTCGCCATGACCGCGTTCCTCGCCACGGTCGCCGTCGCCCGCTACGTCTCGAAGCAGGATCCCTCGTGA
- the ilvD gene encoding dihydroxy-acid dehydratase → MPEIDMKPRSRDVTDGIEATAARGMLRAVGMGDEDWAKPQIGVASSWSEITPCNLSLDRLAQGAKEGVHAGGGYPLQFGTISVSDGISMGHEGMHFSLVSREVIADSVETVMMAERLDGSVLLAGCDKSLPGMLMAAARLDLSSVFLYAGSIAPGWVKLSDGTEKEVTIIDAFEAVGACKAGTMSQEDLTRIEKAICPGEGACGGMYTANTMASVAEALGMSLPGSAAPPSADRRRDYFAHRSGEAVVNLIAEGITARDIMTKEAFENAISVVMAFGGSTNAVLHLLAIAREAEVDLQLSDFNRIADRVPHLGDLKPFGRFVMNDVDRVGGVPVVMKALLDAGLLHGDVMTVTGRTMRENLEAMDLAELDGTVIRKMDDPIHATGGISVLHGSLAPEGAVVKTAGFDLDVFEGPARVFERERAAMDALTEGLISKGDVIVIRYEGPKGGPGMREMLAITGAIKGAGLGKDVLLLTDGRFSGGTTGLCIGHMAPEAVDAGPVAFVRDGDRIRVDIAARTLDLLVDEAELAARREGWAPLPPRYTRGVLAKYAKLVHSAAEGAITG, encoded by the coding sequence ATGCCTGAGATCGACATGAAGCCCCGGAGCCGCGACGTCACCGACGGGATCGAGGCCACCGCAGCACGCGGCATGCTCCGCGCCGTCGGGATGGGCGACGAGGACTGGGCGAAGCCCCAGATCGGCGTCGCGAGCTCCTGGAGCGAGATCACCCCCTGCAACCTCAGCCTCGACCGCCTCGCGCAGGGCGCCAAGGAGGGCGTGCACGCGGGCGGCGGCTACCCGCTCCAGTTCGGCACCATCTCCGTCAGCGACGGCATCTCGATGGGCCACGAGGGCATGCACTTCTCGCTCGTCTCGCGCGAGGTCATCGCCGACAGCGTCGAGACCGTCATGATGGCCGAGCGCCTCGACGGATCCGTGCTCCTGGCCGGCTGCGACAAGTCGCTCCCCGGCATGCTCATGGCCGCGGCCCGCCTCGACCTCTCCTCGGTGTTCCTCTACGCGGGATCCATCGCCCCCGGCTGGGTCAAGCTCTCGGACGGCACCGAGAAGGAGGTCACCATCATCGACGCCTTCGAGGCGGTCGGCGCCTGCAAGGCCGGCACGATGAGCCAGGAGGACCTGACCCGCATCGAGAAGGCCATCTGCCCGGGCGAGGGCGCATGCGGCGGCATGTACACAGCGAACACCATGGCGAGCGTGGCCGAGGCCCTCGGCATGAGCCTCCCCGGATCCGCCGCCCCGCCGAGCGCCGACCGCCGCCGCGACTACTTCGCGCACCGGTCGGGCGAGGCCGTCGTCAACCTCATCGCGGAGGGCATCACCGCGCGCGACATCATGACGAAGGAGGCGTTCGAGAACGCCATCTCCGTGGTCATGGCGTTCGGCGGATCCACCAACGCGGTCCTCCACCTCCTCGCCATCGCGCGCGAGGCCGAGGTCGACCTGCAGCTGTCCGACTTCAACCGCATCGCCGACCGCGTGCCGCACCTCGGTGACCTCAAGCCGTTCGGCCGCTTCGTCATGAACGACGTCGACCGCGTCGGCGGCGTCCCCGTCGTCATGAAGGCCCTGCTCGACGCGGGCCTCCTGCACGGCGACGTCATGACCGTCACCGGCCGCACCATGCGCGAGAACCTCGAGGCGATGGACCTCGCGGAGCTCGACGGCACGGTCATCCGGAAGATGGACGACCCGATCCACGCCACCGGCGGCATCAGCGTCCTGCACGGCTCCCTCGCCCCCGAGGGCGCGGTCGTGAAGACGGCCGGCTTCGACCTCGACGTGTTCGAGGGCCCCGCCCGCGTCTTCGAGCGCGAGCGCGCCGCGATGGACGCGCTCACCGAGGGACTCATCTCGAAGGGCGACGTCATCGTCATCCGCTACGAGGGCCCCAAGGGCGGCCCCGGCATGCGCGAGATGCTCGCCATCACGGGCGCCATCAAGGGAGCCGGCCTCGGCAAGGATGTACTACTCTTGACGGACGGTCGATTCTCAGGCGGCACAACCGGACTGTGCATCGGCCACATGGCTCCCGAAGCGGTGGACGCAGGTCCCGTCGCCTTCGTGCGCGATGGAGACCGGATCCGTGTCGACATCGCCGCTCGCACGCTCGACCTACTGGTCGACGAGGCCGAGCTCGCCGCCCGCCGTGAGGGGTGGGCACCTCTCCCGCCGCGCTACACGCGCGGGGTCCTCGCCAAGTACGCCAAGCTCGTGCACTCGGCCGCCGAGGGCGCGATCACGGGATGA
- a CDS encoding Na(+)/H(+) antiporter subunit C: MSVSVTLIVIMAALYATGIYLMLERSMTRVLLGFLLVGNATNILILIMSGRVGLAPIYDPEVDPSEYADPLPQALILTAIVITFGVSAFLMALIYRSWRLANADVVTDDEDDLAMRGPRTGLGEEPTVPDDDDTEFGTNAEAAIASARKLRDNRSDLEEAIDDSADDDDDRDFRTQRAERERGDDR, translated from the coding sequence GTGAGCGTCTCCGTCACCCTCATCGTGATCATGGCCGCGCTGTACGCCACGGGCATCTACCTCATGCTCGAGCGCAGCATGACGCGCGTGCTCCTCGGATTCCTGCTGGTGGGCAACGCCACCAACATCCTCATCCTGATCATGTCCGGCCGCGTGGGCCTCGCGCCCATCTACGATCCCGAAGTGGATCCGTCGGAGTACGCCGACCCGCTGCCGCAGGCCCTCATCCTCACGGCCATCGTCATCACCTTCGGCGTCTCGGCCTTCCTCATGGCGCTCATCTACCGCTCCTGGCGGCTGGCGAACGCCGACGTGGTCACGGACGACGAGGACGACCTCGCGATGCGCGGCCCCCGCACGGGCCTCGGCGAGGAGCCCACCGTCCCCGACGACGACGACACCGAGTTCGGCACCAACGCCGAGGCCGCGATCGCCTCCGCCCGGAAGCTCCGCGACAACCGATCCGACCTGGAAGAAGCCATCGACGACTCCGCCGACGACGACGACGACCGCGACTTCCGCACGCAGCGCGCCGAGAGGGAGAGGGGGGACGACCGATGA
- a CDS encoding Na+/H+ antiporter subunit E, producing the protein MTPRRARARAERLSLLVQLPLLVWLVILWLLLWGHVTVISVVTGIVLALLVTRVFYLPPVELSGRFDIRWAAILLGHFAVDLVRASFQVAAMAFDWRRVPVNSVIAVHLHTRSDFVMTLTAELVSLVPGSIVVEADRERSILYLHALGTSTPEDVERVRETTLQVESRIVFTLGTADDVWRVNRERRESGREPLLQTRRQRAHELVRDRDLDAGLISTTGEELS; encoded by the coding sequence ATGACCCCGCGTCGCGCCAGGGCCCGCGCGGAGCGGCTGTCGCTCCTCGTCCAGCTGCCGCTGCTCGTCTGGCTCGTGATCCTCTGGCTCCTGCTCTGGGGCCACGTCACCGTCATCTCGGTGGTCACCGGCATCGTGCTGGCGCTCCTCGTGACGCGCGTGTTCTACCTGCCGCCCGTGGAGCTGTCCGGCCGGTTCGACATCCGCTGGGCCGCGATCCTCCTCGGGCACTTCGCGGTCGACCTCGTGCGCGCGTCGTTCCAGGTCGCCGCCATGGCGTTCGACTGGCGCCGCGTGCCGGTCAACTCGGTCATCGCGGTGCACCTGCACACCCGCAGCGACTTCGTCATGACGCTCACGGCCGAGCTCGTGTCGCTCGTGCCGGGATCCATCGTGGTCGAGGCCGACCGGGAGCGCTCGATCCTGTACCTGCACGCCCTCGGCACCTCCACCCCGGAGGACGTCGAGCGCGTGCGGGAGACGACGCTGCAGGTCGAGAGCCGGATCGTCTTCACCCTCGGCACCGCCGACGACGTGTGGCGCGTCAACCGCGAGCGGCGCGAGTCCGGCCGCGAGCCGCTGCTGCAGACCCGCAGGCAGCGCGCGCACGAGCTGGTGCGCGACCGCGACCTCGACGCGGGGCTCATCTCGACCACGGGGGAGGAGCTCTCATGA
- a CDS encoding Na+/H+ antiporter subunit A, with amino-acid sequence MIVLLAVFLVASVAIPLLARVMGVRAFVVAALVPAAAFVYTVAQAPAVLPDHEVVERVEWIPSLGITLDMRMDALSWLLALVVTGVGALVLLYCARYFRSSEEGLGRFAGLLVAFAGVMFGLVLADDVFVLFTFWEATSVLSYLLIGHYTGKKASRGAALQALLVTTAGGLAMLVGLVILSVAGGTTSLAALVADPPGGQLIPVAVVLILLGALSKSALVPFHFWLPAAMAAPTPVSAYLHAAAMVKAGIYLVARLAPGYADVPGWRVLLVSLGVATMLVGGWRALKQMDLKLVLAYGTVSQLGFLTVVVGYGTRDAALAGVALLLAHALFKATLFLVVGVVDHRAGTRDLRKISGLGRKAPVLAVIAALALASMAGLPPFLGFVAKEAVLTALLTDAELGGGLGWVALVGVSVGSCLTVAYSARFMWGAFAPKRGVDEVQPVHEHLDFLVPPAVLAATGLVLGFLASSVDGWIAGYADTLPAVSAGAAGELDHTYHLALWHGIEPALLISAGTLVVGLTMFRLRDGVFALQSRVPSWIDAARIYWASMRLIDRVAARTTATTQRGSLPFYLGVILLVLIGSVGSALALNRSWPTTAVPFDHPAQPVIGIVMIVAAIAAARAGKRFQAVVLVGVTGYGMAALFALHGAPDLALTQVLIETITLVAFVLVLRRLPVRLGERNRSVHPIWRASIGIAVAVLMSTVAVVALGARVASPISLEFPRLAYEQGHGSNVVNVTLVDLRGWDTMGEISVLIVAATGVASLIFLNRRTDSLPRLTSPSRRSLIARLTGRHDSAPATAPLEVEQGVGGPRTEARTAVKDERRTERSPWLLAGRTLAPQNRSILLEVVVRLLFHSLIVVSVYLLFSGHNLPGGGFAGGLLAGMALVARYLAGGRYELGAAAPVDAGRVLGTGLVFAVGTAIVPLVFGADALTSTWIDTEVPFVGHVEFVTSTFFDVGVYLVVVGLTLDVLRSLGAEVDRQEESDRTVEQGADGMETEQGVSV; translated from the coding sequence GTGATCGTCCTCCTCGCGGTGTTCCTGGTCGCCTCCGTCGCCATCCCGCTCCTCGCCCGCGTCATGGGGGTGCGCGCCTTCGTCGTCGCCGCCCTCGTGCCGGCCGCCGCCTTCGTCTACACGGTCGCGCAGGCCCCCGCGGTCCTCCCCGACCACGAGGTCGTCGAGCGCGTGGAGTGGATCCCGTCGCTCGGCATCACGCTCGACATGCGGATGGACGCGCTGTCGTGGCTCCTGGCGCTCGTCGTCACGGGCGTCGGCGCCCTCGTGCTCCTCTACTGCGCCCGCTACTTCCGCTCCAGCGAGGAGGGGCTCGGCCGGTTCGCCGGGCTGCTCGTCGCGTTCGCGGGCGTCATGTTCGGCCTCGTCCTCGCCGACGACGTGTTCGTCCTCTTCACCTTCTGGGAGGCCACGAGCGTCCTCTCCTACCTCCTCATCGGGCACTACACGGGCAAGAAGGCGAGCCGCGGCGCCGCGCTGCAGGCGCTCCTCGTCACCACGGCGGGCGGGCTCGCCATGCTCGTCGGCCTCGTGATCCTGTCGGTCGCCGGCGGCACCACGAGCCTCGCCGCGCTCGTGGCGGATCCCCCCGGGGGCCAGCTCATCCCCGTCGCCGTCGTGCTGATCCTCCTCGGCGCGCTCTCCAAGTCGGCCCTCGTGCCCTTCCACTTCTGGCTGCCCGCCGCGATGGCCGCGCCGACCCCGGTGAGCGCGTACCTGCATGCCGCCGCCATGGTGAAGGCCGGCATCTACCTCGTCGCCCGCCTCGCGCCCGGCTACGCCGACGTGCCCGGTTGGCGCGTGCTTCTCGTCTCGCTCGGCGTCGCGACGATGCTCGTCGGCGGCTGGCGCGCCCTCAAGCAGATGGACCTCAAGCTCGTCCTCGCGTACGGCACGGTCAGCCAGCTCGGCTTCCTCACCGTCGTGGTCGGGTACGGCACGCGGGACGCGGCGCTCGCGGGCGTCGCGCTGCTGCTCGCGCACGCGCTGTTCAAGGCGACCCTCTTCCTCGTGGTCGGCGTCGTGGACCACCGCGCCGGCACGCGCGACCTGCGCAAGATCAGCGGGCTCGGCCGGAAGGCCCCGGTGCTCGCGGTCATCGCGGCCCTGGCGCTCGCGTCGATGGCCGGGCTCCCGCCCTTCCTCGGCTTCGTCGCCAAGGAGGCGGTGCTCACGGCGCTCCTCACCGACGCGGAGCTCGGCGGCGGGCTCGGCTGGGTCGCGCTCGTCGGCGTCTCGGTCGGCTCCTGCCTCACGGTCGCGTACAGCGCGCGCTTCATGTGGGGCGCGTTCGCCCCCAAGCGCGGGGTGGACGAGGTCCAGCCCGTGCACGAGCACCTCGACTTCCTCGTGCCGCCGGCCGTGCTGGCCGCGACCGGCCTCGTGCTCGGCTTCCTCGCCTCGTCCGTCGACGGGTGGATCGCCGGCTACGCCGACACACTGCCGGCCGTGAGCGCGGGCGCCGCGGGCGAGCTCGACCACACGTACCACCTGGCGCTCTGGCACGGGATCGAGCCCGCGCTCCTCATCTCCGCGGGCACGCTCGTCGTGGGCCTCACCATGTTCCGCCTGCGCGACGGGGTCTTCGCGCTGCAGTCGCGCGTGCCGTCCTGGATCGACGCGGCCCGCATCTACTGGGCGTCGATGCGCCTCATCGACCGGGTCGCCGCGCGCACCACGGCCACGACCCAGCGCGGATCCCTGCCGTTCTACCTCGGCGTGATCCTGCTCGTGCTCATCGGCTCGGTCGGGTCGGCGCTCGCGCTCAACCGGTCGTGGCCCACCACCGCGGTGCCGTTCGACCACCCCGCGCAGCCCGTGATCGGCATCGTGATGATCGTCGCCGCCATCGCCGCGGCCCGCGCCGGGAAGCGCTTCCAGGCCGTCGTCCTCGTCGGCGTCACGGGCTACGGCATGGCGGCGCTCTTCGCCCTGCACGGCGCGCCCGACCTCGCGCTCACGCAGGTGCTCATCGAGACGATCACGCTGGTCGCCTTCGTCCTCGTGCTCCGCCGCCTGCCCGTGCGGCTGGGGGAGCGGAACCGCTCGGTGCACCCGATCTGGCGCGCGTCCATCGGCATCGCGGTCGCGGTCCTCATGTCGACGGTCGCGGTCGTCGCGCTCGGCGCGCGGGTCGCGTCGCCCATCTCGCTCGAGTTCCCCCGCCTCGCCTACGAGCAGGGCCACGGCAGCAACGTCGTCAACGTCACGCTGGTGGACCTCCGCGGCTGGGACACCATGGGCGAGATCTCGGTGCTCATCGTCGCGGCCACCGGCGTCGCGAGCCTCATCTTCCTCAACCGGCGCACCGACTCGCTGCCGCGGCTGACGTCGCCGTCGCGTCGGAGCCTCATCGCGCGGCTGACGGGACGCCACGACTCCGCGCCCGCGACGGCGCCGCTCGAGGTCGAGCAGGGCGTCGGCGGTCCGCGCACGGAGGCGCGGACCGCGGTCAAGGACGAGCGGCGCACCGAGCGCAGCCCCTGGCTGCTCGCCGGCCGCACGCTCGCGCCGCAGAACCGGTCGATCCTCCTCGAGGTCGTCGTCCGGCTCCTCTTCCACAGCCTCATCGTCGTGTCCGTGTACCTGCTCTTCTCCGGCCACAACCTGCCGGGCGGCGGATTCGCGGGCGGGCTCCTCGCGGGCATGGCGCTCGTGGCGCGCTACCTCGCGGGCGGCCGCTACGAGCTCGGCGCCGCGGCCCCGGTCGACGCCGGACGCGTCCTCGGCACGGGCCTCGTCTTCGCGGTCGGCACGGCGATCGTCCCCCTCGTCTTCGGCGCCGACGCCCTCACCTCCACGTGGATCGACACCGAGGTGCCCTTCGTCGGCCACGTGGAGTTCGTCACGAGCACCTTCTTCGACGTCGGCGTCTACCTCGTCGTCGTCGGCCTCACGCTCGACGTGCTCCGCAGCCTCGGCGCGGAGGTCGACCGCCAGGAGGAGAGCGACCGGACGGTCGAGCAGGGAGCGGACGGCATGGAGACCGAGCAGGGGGTGAGCGTGTGA